A stretch of the Papaver somniferum cultivar HN1 chromosome 6, ASM357369v1, whole genome shotgun sequence genome encodes the following:
- the LOC113287907 gene encoding uncharacterized protein LOC113287907 codes for MGSLWVSLRNFSIISLLILSIVKSCYGYTWKTPFDPEDILPLVPKKISWPILNSLHSAVDLLPTFVGAASSSNDTLEWKGACFYKTNAWMEFHNKTGSQFGGGTLHIQTSKPHSWTCMDLYIFATPYRVTWDYYFLARKHTLELKEWVGRAEYDYVKNNGVSIFLMHSGMIGTLLALWDVFPLFTNTGWGENSNLAFLEKHMGASFGVRAQPWVTNITVDSIHSGDFLAISKIRGLWGGFETMEKWVTGSYAGRTAVCLKDSEGKLWVGESGHENEKGENIIALMPWDEWWNFEHTKDDANPHIALLPLHPDIRVKFNETAAWEYARRMAKKQYGYHNMIFSWIDTIDGNYPPPLDAHLVASFMTVFNQIQPAYAANIWNEALNKRLGTQNLSLPEVLVETEKRGLPFDKLLTIPEQDNWVYSDGASTSCVAFILEMYKEAGLFDPIASSIQVTEFTIKDAYTLKLFKNNSSRLPAWCNDGDDVKLPYCQIKGKYRMDLPDYNTMDPYPHMNERCPTLPPEYYRPKNC; via the exons atggGATCTCTCTGGGTTTCTTTACGAAACTTTTCGATCATTTCTCTTTTGATTTTATCTATTGTGAAATCGTGTTATGGGTATACTTGGAAAACTCCGTTTGATCCAGAGGATATTCTTCCTTTAGTACCTAAGAAAATATCATGGCCTATACTGAATTCTCTTCATAGTGCTGTTGATCTACTTCCTACTTTTGTTGGAGCTGCTTCTTCTTCTAATGATACCCTTGAGTGGAAAGGTGCTTGTTTTTATAAAACTAACGCTTGGATGGAGTTCCATAATAAAACAGGTAGTCAGTTTGGTGGTGGTACTCTTCATATCCAG ACTAGTAAGCCACATAGTTGGACATGTATGGATCTCTACATCTTTGCAACTCCATACCGTGTGACATGGGACTACTACTTCTTGGCCCGGAAACATACTCTTGAGCTGAAAGAGTGGGTAGGGAGAGCTGAATATGACTAT GTTAAAAATAATGGCGTATCAATCTTCCTTATGCATTCAGGGATGATAGGAACACTTCTAGCCCTTTGGGATGTCTTTCCTTTGTTCACAAATACTGGATGGGGTGAGAATTCAAATCTTGCTTTTCTCGAGAAACACATGGGAGCATCCTTTGGTGTACGTGCTCAGCCATGGGTTACAAATATAACGGTCGATAGCATTCACTCGGGAGATTTCTTAGCCATATCAAAAATACGCGGGCTATGGGGAGGTTTCGAGACCATGGAGAAGTGGGTTACCGGATCTTATGCCGGGCGTACAGCAGTTTGCTTGAAAGATTCCGAAGGAAAGTTATGGGTTGGAGAATCTGGTCATGAAAATGAGAAG GGGGAAAATATTATTGCGCTGATGCCATGGGATGAATGGTGGAACTTTGAGCATACTAAAGACGATGCTAATCCTCATATTGCATTGCTACCTTTGCACCCTGACATTCGGGTCAAATTCAATGAGACTGCAGCCTGGGAATATGCGAGAAGAATGGCAAAGAAACAATATGGCTACCATAATATGATATTTAGCTGGATAGACACTATAGATGGGAATTACCCACCTCCATTGGACGCACATTTG GTTGCTTCTTTTATGACGGTGTTTAATCAAATACAGCCGGCATATGCTGCTAATATCTGGAATGAAGCATTGAACAAGAGGCTTGGTACCCAG AATCTTAGCCTTCCCGAGGTTCTAGTAGAAACTGAAAAGCGTGGTCTGCCTTTCGATAAATTGCTGACAATCCCTGaacaagacaactgggtttattcTGATGGGGCATCAACCTCTTGTGTCGCCTTCATTCTTGAAATGTATAAAGAGGCTGGACTGTTTGATCCAATTGCAAGCTCCATCCAAGTTACCGAGTTTACG ATAAAAGATGCATACACCCTTAAGTTATTCAAAAATAACTCAAGCCGCCTGCCAGCATGGTGCAACGACGGGGACGACGTGAAGCTTCCCTACTGTCAAATTAAAGGCAAGTATAGAATGGACCTACCTGATTACAACACCATGGATCCATATCCTCATATGAACGAGAGGTGCCCAACTCTACCTCCTGAATATTACAGGCCTAAGAACTGTTAA
- the LOC113287906 gene encoding uncharacterized protein LOC113287906, translating to MESQWFLLKKFYIFVMFISLTCSYGYAWEKTPFNPRDVLPLLPKAISWPILNSLHSAVDLLPTFVGTSSSNDTLQWKGACFYNTTAWLEFHNKTGSQFGGGTLHIQTSSAHSYTCMDLYIFATPFRVTWDYYFLGRHHTLEFKEWAGKAEHDYVKHNGVSIFLMQSGMLGTLQALWEVFPLFTNTQWGENSNIAFLEKHMGASFVERPRPWVTNITVDSINSGDFLAISKIRGRWGAFETLEKWVTGTYVGHTAVCLKDPEGNLWVGESGHENEEGEDIIVMMPWDEWWNFELTEDDSNPHIALLPLHPNIRAKFNETAAWEYAKSMIGKPYGYHNMIFSWIDTVDGNFPPPLDAHLVASVMTMWNHLKPAYAANMWNEALNTRLGTKNLSLPEVLVETEKRGVPFDKLLTIPEQDEWVYSDGKSASCIAFVLEMYKAAGLFYPIASSVQVTEFTIKDAYVLKFFEDDSSRLPTWCNNGDSVKLPFCQIKGKYRMELPEYNTMDPYPHMNEGCASLPPKYYRSAKC from the exons ATGGAATCTCAgtggtttttattgaagaaattttaCATTTTTGTTATGTTTATATCTTTAACCTGCAGTTATGGATATGCTTGGGAGAAAACACCCTTTAATCCAAGAGATGTACTTCCTTTATTACCTAAAGCAATATCATGGCCTATACTGAATTCTCTTCATAGTGCAGTTGATCTTCTTCCTACTTTTGTTGGAACTTCTTCTTCTAATGATACCCTTCAATGGAAAGGTGCTTGTTTCTATAACACTACTGCTTGGTTGGAATTTCATAATAAAACTGGTAGTCAGTTTGGTGGGGGAACCCTTCATATCCAG ACTAGCAGTGCCCATAGTTACACATGTATGGATCTCTACATATTTGCAACTCCATTTCGTGTGACATGGGATTATTACTTTCTTGGTCGGCATCATACCCTGGAGTTTAAAGAATGGGCAGGAAAAGCTGAACATGATTAT GTTAAACATAATGGGGTCTCTATCTTTCTCATGCAATCAGGGATGCTAGGAACACTTCAAGCTCTCTGGGAAGTCTTTCCTTTATTCACAAATACTCAATGGGGTGAGAATTCAAACATAGCATTCCTTGAGAAGCACATGGGCGCATCCTTTGTAGAACGTCCTCGGCCTTGGGTTACAAATATTACCGTTGATAGTATTAACTCAGGAGACTTCTTAGCTATATCAAAAATCCGTGGGCGATGGGGTGCTTTTGAGACTTTGGAAAAGTGGGTTACTGGAACTTATGTTGGGCATACTGCAGTTTGCTTGAAGGACCCTGAAGGAAATCTTTGGGTTGGAGAATCTGGCCATGAAAATGAGGAG GGGGAAGATATTATTGTTATGATGCCATGGGATGAATGGTGGAACTTTGAGCTTACTGAAGATGACTCTAATCCTCATATTGCGTTGCTACCTTTGCATCCTAACATCCGGGCCAAATTTAATGAGACTGCAGCCTGGGAGTATGCGAAGAGCATGATAGGGAAACCATACGGTTATCATAACATGATCTTTAGCTGGATAGACACTGTCGATGGGAATTTCCCACCACCGCTGGATGCACATCTG GTTGCTTCAGTTATGACTATGTGGAATCACCTAAAGCCAGCATATGCTGCTAACATGTGGAATGAAGCTTTGAATACACGACTTGGGACCAAG AATCTTAGTCTTCCTGAGGTTCTAGTAGAAACAGAAAAGCGTGGAGTGCCCTTCGATAAATTGCTGACTATACCTGAACAAGACGAATGGGTTTATTCTGATGGGAAATCCGCTTCTTGTATTGCCTTCGTCCTCGAAATGTATAAAGCAGCAGGATTATTTTATCCAATTGCAAGCTCTGTGCAAGTCACTGAATTCACG ATAAAAGATGCCTATGTGCTAAAGTTTTTCGAAGACGACTCGAGCCGCTTGCCAACATGGTGCAACAATGGAGACAGTGTGAAGCTTCCATTCTGTCAAATTAAAGGCAAGTATAGAATGGAACTACCCGAGTACAATACGATGGATCCATATCCCCATATGAACGAGGGATGCGCAAGTCTACCCCCTAAATACTACAGATCAGCAAAGTGCTGA
- the LOC113287909 gene encoding protein FATTY ACID EXPORT 6-like, translating into MHDFCFTIPYGLILVAGGLIGFAKKGSIASLAGGLGTGFLLLLAGYISLIAFGKRKNSYFALILETVCAFVLTWVMGQRYMETSKIMPAGIVAVISAVMAAFYLYKIATGGNHFPSSSEKAK; encoded by the exons atgcatgatttctgtTTTACAATCCCATATGGGTTGATTCTTGTTGCTGGGGGGTTAATAGGATTTGCAAAGAAAGGAAGTATAGCTTCTTTGGCAGGTGGTTTGGGTACTGGTTTCTTGCTCTTACTTGCTGGTTATATCAGTCTCATAGCTTTTGGCAAAAGAAAGAATTCCTATTTTGCACTCATTCTCGAAACAG TTTGTGCGTTCGTACTTACATGGGTCATGGGACAAAGGTACATGGAAACCTCCAAGATAATGCCAGCGGGTATTGTTGCTGTAATAAG CGCTGTTATGGCTGCATTTTACCTATACAAGATTGCAACTGGTGGCAACCATTTTCCCTCCTCCTCCGAGAAAGCAAAGTGA